Proteins encoded together in one Larus michahellis chromosome 4, bLarMic1.1, whole genome shotgun sequence window:
- the RPS13 gene encoding small ribosomal subunit protein uS15, giving the protein MGRMHAPGKGLSQSALPYRRSVPTWLKLTSDDVKEQIYKLAKKGLTPSQIGVILRDSHGVAQVRFVTGNKILRILKSKGLAPDLPEDLYHLIKKAVAVRKHLERNRKDKDAKFRLILIESRIHRLARYYKTKRVLPPNWKYESSTASALVA; this is encoded by the exons ATGGGTCGCATGCACGCTCCCGG AAAGGGCTTGTCCCAGTCAGCCTTGCCCTACAGACGCAGCGTGCCCACG tGGCTGAAACTTACTTCTGATGATGTAAAGGAACAGATCTACAAGCTGGCTAAAAAAGGCCTGACTCCCTCACAAATTG GTGTGATCCTGAGGGATTCCCATGGTGTTGCCCAGGTTCGCTTTGTTACTGGCAACAAAATTCTGAGAATCCTTAAATCGAAGGGACTGGCCCCAGACCTTCCAGAGGATCTTTATCACTTGATTAAGAAAGCTGTTGCTGTTCGCAAACATcttgagagaaacagaaag GACAAAGATGCCAAGTTCCGCCTGATTCTGATTGAAAGCAGGATCCATAGGTTGGCTCGCTACTACAAAACTAAGAGAGTGCTGCCGCCCAATTGGAAGTA cgAATCATCAACAGCTTCTGCCCTGGTCGCGTAA